A stretch of Alkalicella caledoniensis DNA encodes these proteins:
- a CDS encoding Rossmann-like and DUF2520 domain-containing protein — protein sequence MNIGFIGAGKVGTVFGHYLKENGLNVVGYYSRNPESAQKAAEFSSAKVLSLEEVVEQSDIVFLTTPDSVIKKVCDDIGENIGFSNNQTIVHMSGALKSDILSKAKAQGANTFSLHPMQSFADTKKSIDAIHNTFFTMEGTGDKSAILEILKKIGNKFKEIEPEHKPLYHAAACVASNYLVTLAKVSTNMLKTIGFNEQEGHDVLMPLMQGTMDNIDKLGVVDALTGPIVRGDMVTIQNHLENLNDDQKSFYSALGLETLDVAEKRGLRKEDIEALKKILEGSGLNG from the coding sequence ATGAATATAGGTTTCATAGGAGCTGGTAAGGTTGGTACTGTTTTTGGGCACTACTTAAAGGAAAACGGATTGAATGTTGTGGGTTATTACAGCAGAAATCCAGAGTCTGCCCAAAAAGCTGCAGAATTCTCTTCCGCTAAAGTTTTGTCCCTTGAAGAAGTGGTGGAACAGTCGGATATAGTTTTTTTAACAACCCCCGATAGTGTAATTAAAAAAGTCTGTGATGATATAGGAGAAAACATTGGATTTAGCAACAATCAAACCATAGTACATATGTCAGGTGCACTAAAATCCGATATATTATCAAAAGCTAAAGCACAAGGTGCCAATACTTTTTCCCTTCATCCTATGCAATCTTTTGCTGATACAAAAAAGAGTATAGATGCAATACACAATACTTTTTTTACTATGGAGGGCACTGGAGATAAATCTGCAATACTTGAGATACTGAAGAAGATAGGGAATAAATTTAAAGAGATTGAGCCTGAACATAAACCATTGTACCATGCTGCAGCATGTGTAGCTTCAAACTACCTAGTTACATTAGCTAAAGTATCAACTAATATGCTAAAGACCATTGGTTTTAACGAGCAAGAGGGGCATGATGTTCTAATGCCACTTATGCAGGGTACAATGGATAACATAGATAAATTGGGAGTTGTAGATGCCCTGACAGGGCCAATAGTACGTGGTGATATGGTAACTATACAAAATCACCTGGAAAATTTAAATGATGACCAGAAATCTTTTTACTCAGCTTTAGGTTTGGAAACCTTAGATGTGGCTGAAAAGAGAGGCCTTAGGAAAGAGGATATAGAAGCATTAAAAAAAATATTAGAGGGAAGTGGATTAAATGGATAA
- a CDS encoding alpha-amylase family glycosyl hydrolase, translated as MANKILRLSLIFLVVLALVVGCSGESISPDNIDDTIIHGDNYDGTYDRSGITEIKFDNGVFYQIFVYNYRDSSGDGVGDLGGMIESLDYLSYLGVNGIWLTPITHGASYHKYDVVDYYAVDPEFGTMEDFETLIKEAHRRGIKVIMDLVINHTSNDHPWFKASAADSESRYREYYHWVDQEDLRRRGNGWHNYENSQWYYLGNFWGRMPDLNFDTPEVRGEVKEIAKFWLDKGVDGFRLDAAKHLYHEAAKNHQFWNEFYNSLTELKEDVYLIGEVWDTPEVIAPYFANGLKANFNFRIGERTVTSINSGTDRLGRQLDTIYKTYSEHNPDFTDAPFLSNHDTKRVMSYFNHDFDKMKLAANVLLTLPGDPYIFAGEEIGMISNDDHMDIREPFKWYENNGPGQTTWRPNSFNSTEQWSPSVEEQQQDPDSLLNHFKNMISIRQKNDALIRGKFELVQNENNSILTFLRTSQSQKVLVVHNFSAETQILTLELEGKFSEFERTKDGADVERNGNILTIKIPGLSSIIVN; from the coding sequence TTGGCTAACAAAATTTTAAGATTATCATTAATATTTTTAGTGGTATTAGCTTTGGTGGTGGGTTGTAGTGGGGAAAGTATAAGCCCAGATAACATTGATGATACCATCATTCATGGTGATAACTATGATGGTACATATGATCGCTCAGGTATAACAGAGATAAAGTTTGATAATGGGGTATTTTATCAGATTTTTGTCTATAACTATAGAGATTCTTCTGGAGATGGAGTAGGTGACCTAGGTGGAATGATTGAGAGTCTAGATTATCTTAGTTACCTAGGGGTCAACGGAATTTGGCTAACACCAATCACCCATGGTGCGAGCTACCACAAGTACGATGTGGTGGATTACTATGCTGTGGATCCCGAGTTTGGTACCATGGAAGACTTTGAGACACTTATAAAAGAAGCCCACAGGCGTGGTATTAAAGTTATTATGGATTTAGTTATAAATCATACTTCTAATGATCACCCATGGTTCAAAGCCTCGGCAGCTGATTCTGAAAGTAGATACAGAGAATACTATCATTGGGTAGATCAAGAGGATTTAAGGCGTCGAGGTAATGGATGGCATAACTACGAAAATTCCCAGTGGTATTATTTAGGCAACTTCTGGGGCAGAATGCCTGACTTAAACTTCGACACACCTGAAGTAAGGGGAGAGGTAAAAGAGATTGCGAAATTCTGGCTAGATAAAGGTGTGGATGGTTTTAGACTAGATGCAGCTAAACATCTTTACCATGAAGCAGCAAAGAATCATCAATTTTGGAATGAATTCTATAACTCACTAACTGAATTAAAAGAGGATGTATACCTAATTGGTGAGGTTTGGGATACTCCTGAGGTTATTGCACCTTATTTTGCTAACGGTTTGAAAGCAAACTTCAATTTTAGAATTGGAGAAAGAACAGTTACTTCTATTAACAGTGGCACAGATAGACTAGGAAGACAGTTAGACACAATCTACAAGACCTACTCTGAGCATAACCCCGATTTTACTGACGCACCTTTTTTATCAAATCACGACACTAAAAGGGTAATGTCTTACTTTAATCACGACTTTGATAAAATGAAACTAGCTGCAAATGTACTGTTAACCCTACCTGGTGATCCTTATATTTTTGCAGGGGAAGAAATAGGAATGATTAGCAATGATGATCACATGGATATCAGAGAACCCTTTAAATGGTATGAAAATAATGGGCCAGGGCAGACAACCTGGAGACCAAATTCCTTTAACAGTACTGAACAATGGTCACCATCTGTGGAAGAACAACAACAAGATCCAGACTCTTTGTTAAACCACTTTAAAAATATGATAAGTATAAGACAAAAAAATGATGCACTAATCCGTGGTAAATTTGAGTTAGTGCAAAACGAAAATAATTCTATACTAACATTTCTAAGGACTTCTCAAAGCCAGAAGGTGTTGGTTGTCCATAACTTTAGTGCCGAGACCCAAATATTAACATTGGAACTCGAAGGGAAATTCAGTGAGTTTGAGAGAACTAAAGATGGTGCAGATGTGGAGAGAAACGGCAACATACTGACTATAAAAATTCCAGGACTTTCTTCAATAATTGTTAATTAA
- the panD gene encoding aspartate 1-decarboxylase, producing MYITMFKSKIHKAVVTEANLNYVGSVTIDKDLLEASGIMPHEKVQIVNNNNGARLETYVIEGERGSGTICLNGAAARLVQPGDVVIIIAYCMLDKNEAKAHQPQVVFVDENNKITSVEGPETHGEIR from the coding sequence ATGTATATAACAATGTTTAAATCTAAAATACACAAAGCAGTTGTAACTGAAGCTAACCTGAATTATGTTGGTAGTGTTACCATAGATAAGGATCTCTTAGAAGCCTCAGGAATTATGCCCCATGAAAAGGTACAAATAGTAAATAATAATAATGGAGCTCGCTTAGAAACATATGTAATAGAAGGTGAAAGAGGCTCAGGAACCATATGCCTAAACGGAGCAGCAGCCCGCTTAGTGCAGCCAGGGGACGTGGTTATTATAATCGCATACTGCATGTTAGACAAAAATGAGGCAAAAGCACACCAACCTCAAGTAGTATTCGTAGATGAAAACAATAAAATCACATCTGTTGAAGGTCCCGAGACTCATGGCGAAATAAGATAA
- a CDS encoding ABC transporter permease, translating into MNKANDIPNKSNSSQPKVRLNRTFWAFSRKIWQNFWVGEPPDAILFFLALITSVVMAFPLVYVVWRSVFAGTDRWMRLLDSRIPMILQNTLSLTFMVTLLATTIGVSLAFLVERCNIPGKKYWQWMLALPLVIPPYVGAVTYIIILGPRGWAYDLFGNSPLDIYSFWGVVFVLTMFTYPYVFLIASSAMKKMNANYEEAAKSLGMNTWGILTKVNLPLLRPAIGAGAILIALYVLSDFGAIAMLRYTTFTSAIYYQMGSYDNISATVLSLVLIVLTLGVLYLEGRTKRKQKFHQVGSTFKKAEALDIKGLKVPGLIFILLVFTLSFVLPIIVLLYWSRQGIVAGALDQRFWQFAFNSVKVAGLAAMVSVVVSLPIVYLKSRYPSTFTKVIDKLSYSGYSLPGVIVALGLVFVFNRYIPMLYNTFIIISVAYVIRFLPQCMQAGESSLSLLSPRIDEGARSLGYSPWKVLVRVILPLISPGVLAGGALVFVSSIKELPATLLLRPPGFDTLAVRIWVETSESVYHLAAPAALLIILISVIPLKWMLNKY; encoded by the coding sequence ATGAATAAAGCAAATGACATACCAAATAAATCTAATAGCTCCCAGCCTAAGGTTCGATTAAATCGAACCTTTTGGGCTTTTAGTAGGAAAATTTGGCAAAATTTTTGGGTTGGGGAGCCACCTGATGCCATTTTATTTTTTTTAGCCCTTATCACTTCGGTGGTAATGGCTTTTCCCCTTGTTTACGTGGTATGGAGATCAGTTTTTGCTGGAACTGATCGTTGGATGAGACTATTAGATTCAAGGATACCTATGATATTACAAAACACCCTGAGCTTAACTTTTATGGTAACATTATTAGCTACAACCATAGGAGTTTCCTTAGCTTTCTTAGTGGAGCGTTGCAACATCCCTGGTAAAAAGTACTGGCAATGGATGTTAGCTTTACCCCTTGTAATCCCCCCTTATGTTGGAGCAGTGACATATATCATTATACTTGGCCCTCGTGGCTGGGCATATGACTTGTTTGGTAATTCACCCTTGGATATTTACTCCTTTTGGGGTGTTGTATTTGTACTAACAATGTTCACTTACCCTTACGTTTTTTTAATTGCTTCATCTGCTATGAAGAAAATGAATGCTAACTATGAAGAAGCTGCCAAATCTCTGGGAATGAATACATGGGGTATATTAACTAAAGTTAACCTACCTTTACTAAGACCTGCCATAGGTGCAGGTGCAATACTGATAGCCCTATATGTACTTTCAGATTTTGGAGCGATAGCCATGCTCAGGTATACAACATTTACATCTGCAATTTACTATCAGATGGGAAGCTATGATAACATTTCTGCAACGGTTTTAAGCTTGGTTCTCATAGTATTAACCCTGGGGGTTTTATATTTAGAAGGGAGAACTAAAAGGAAACAGAAATTCCACCAAGTCGGTAGCACATTTAAAAAAGCCGAAGCTTTAGATATAAAAGGACTTAAAGTCCCTGGACTTATTTTTATACTTTTAGTTTTCACCCTATCTTTTGTTTTACCAATTATAGTGCTCCTTTATTGGTCTAGACAAGGTATAGTAGCTGGGGCTTTAGATCAGAGATTTTGGCAGTTTGCCTTTAACAGTGTAAAAGTTGCTGGATTAGCAGCTATGGTTTCAGTGGTTGTATCTTTACCAATTGTATACCTTAAATCTAGGTATCCTTCTACGTTTACAAAGGTTATAGATAAACTGAGCTATTCAGGGTATTCATTGCCTGGAGTTATTGTGGCACTGGGATTAGTTTTTGTGTTTAACCGCTATATACCTATGCTATACAACACATTTATTATTATTAGTGTAGCTTATGTAATAAGATTTCTACCCCAATGTATGCAAGCAGGAGAATCATCCCTTAGCCTTCTTTCACCTAGAATTGATGAAGGAGCTAGGAGTTTAGGTTATTCCCCATGGAAAGTTCTGGTCAGAGTTATTTTACCACTTATTTCGCCAGGGGTCCTTGCAGGAGGGGCCTTGGTATTTGTAAGCTCCATTAAAGAACTGCCAGCAACCCTTTTGCTACGTCCACCTGGCTTTGATACCTTGGCAGTAAGAATTTGGGTTGAAACAAGTGAATCAGTTTATCACTTGGCAGCTCCAGCAGCACTACTAATTATATTGATATCTGTGATCCCACTTAAGTGGATGCTAAACAAATACTAG
- a CDS encoding extracellular solute-binding protein, which translates to MKRFKVTALVLSIILVVGLAAGCGSTSSSDSNELVIYSSRNENFVQPLLDKFQTETGITVKALHAGEGVFNRLKEEKNNVQADVVISNDIGALENLRMEGFLQGYTPEGIETIDEKYRADDNSWFALSARTRVFIYNKDLISEEDMPKNVWELIDPKWAGEYAITRGGNGGMIGHVSALRTQWGDEKTLEWLSLIKNTAGAITQGHGDIRRAVGAGEFKFGLVNNYYYHQQLREPENNNVGVIYPDQGEGEMGAVLNAAGVGFVQGSPNSDNAKIFLDWILKAENQREFSYASLEVPINPEIEAIEEAATINEYKVHGMPLKDLGKHWLDTKELIERSGLDLEIR; encoded by the coding sequence ATGAAGAGATTTAAAGTTACTGCATTAGTTTTATCAATTATTTTAGTAGTGGGTTTAGCAGCAGGTTGTGGGTCTACGAGCTCAAGTGACTCAAATGAACTTGTTATCTACTCATCTAGAAATGAAAATTTTGTACAACCTTTACTGGATAAATTTCAAACTGAAACAGGTATAACTGTTAAAGCTTTACATGCAGGAGAAGGTGTTTTTAATAGATTGAAAGAGGAAAAAAATAATGTACAAGCCGATGTAGTGATCTCCAATGATATTGGAGCATTGGAAAACCTTCGAATGGAAGGATTTTTACAAGGTTATACTCCTGAAGGTATAGAAACAATTGATGAAAAGTACCGTGCCGATGATAACTCTTGGTTTGCCCTTTCCGCTAGAACTAGAGTATTTATCTACAATAAAGACCTTATTTCAGAAGAAGATATGCCAAAAAATGTTTGGGAATTAATAGACCCTAAGTGGGCAGGGGAATACGCAATTACCCGTGGTGGTAATGGTGGTATGATAGGACATGTTTCTGCACTAAGAACCCAGTGGGGCGACGAAAAGACCTTAGAATGGTTATCCTTAATCAAGAATACCGCTGGGGCCATAACCCAGGGGCATGGAGATATTCGTAGAGCTGTAGGAGCAGGAGAATTCAAGTTTGGTCTAGTAAACAACTACTACTACCACCAGCAATTAAGAGAACCTGAAAATAACAATGTAGGAGTAATCTATCCAGACCAAGGTGAAGGTGAGATGGGTGCTGTACTAAATGCTGCAGGTGTTGGTTTTGTTCAAGGATCTCCAAACTCTGATAACGCTAAAATCTTTTTAGATTGGATTTTAAAAGCAGAAAATCAAAGGGAATTTTCATATGCTTCCCTTGAGGTTCCTATTAACCCAGAGATAGAAGCTATAGAAGAAGCTGCTACAATAAATGAGTATAAAGTTCACGGTATGCCACTTAAAGATCTTGGAAAACACTGGCTAGATACTAAAGAATTAATTGAGAGATCAGGACTAGACCTAGAAATTAGATAG
- the ptsP gene encoding phosphoenolpyruvate--protein phosphotransferase translates to MVLKGIGASKGISMAPVLLLREEEIDISENIVEDIASELNRFHSALEKSKEQLEKIKVLAQQKMGKDKAEIFQAHLLVLSDPKLVNSVENGIKSEKKNAEVILDRTIKSFVQIFESMDNEYMKERAADIKDVGGRLLKNLLGIEMVNISQLDEEVIIVAHDLAPSDTAQMDKEKVLGFVTDIGGRTSHTAIMARSLEIPAVVGLGTVTETISNSDYVIINGETGEVLVNPTEDVKNQYKEEQRKYLEYRAKLMELKDKNTATKDGKHVELGANIGTPNDLKGVLNNGAEGIGLYRTEFLYMDRTSLPTEEEQFEAYKTVLEGMEGKPVVIRTLDIGGDKEIPYLNLPKEMNPFLGYRALRICLDKTDIFKTQLRALLRASVYGNLKIMYPMVSGITEVRQANAIMDEVRKDLEAEGIVYSKDFEVGIMIEIPTAALTSDILAKEVDFFSIGTNDLIQYSTAVDRMNQNIAHLYTPYHPGVLRMIKMVIENGHKEGIWTGMCGEAAGELPLIPLLLGLGLDEFSMSATSILPARELISTLTKEKAQEIVEKAMSLATAEEVEEYLRSVIA, encoded by the coding sequence ATGGTTTTAAAAGGAATAGGTGCATCCAAAGGTATTTCCATGGCACCTGTACTGTTACTTAGGGAAGAGGAAATAGATATATCTGAAAACATTGTTGAAGATATTGCTTCTGAATTAAATAGATTCCATTCTGCATTGGAGAAATCAAAAGAACAGCTAGAAAAAATTAAAGTGTTAGCCCAGCAGAAGATGGGTAAAGATAAAGCTGAAATTTTTCAAGCTCACCTACTAGTACTTTCTGATCCTAAACTTGTAAACTCTGTGGAAAATGGAATTAAATCAGAAAAGAAAAATGCAGAGGTAATACTAGATAGAACCATAAAGTCCTTTGTACAGATATTTGAATCCATGGATAACGAATACATGAAAGAAAGAGCGGCAGATATCAAAGATGTTGGGGGAAGGCTTCTTAAAAACCTATTAGGTATTGAGATGGTAAACATAAGCCAACTAGATGAAGAAGTAATCATAGTTGCCCATGACCTTGCTCCTTCTGACACAGCTCAAATGGATAAAGAGAAAGTACTAGGCTTTGTAACAGATATCGGTGGTAGAACTTCCCATACAGCTATAATGGCAAGGAGTTTAGAAATACCTGCTGTGGTAGGTCTTGGTACAGTCACTGAAACAATATCAAATTCAGACTATGTGATAATAAATGGGGAAACTGGTGAAGTACTAGTAAACCCCACAGAAGATGTGAAAAATCAATATAAAGAAGAACAAAGAAAATACCTTGAATACCGTGCAAAACTGATGGAGCTAAAAGATAAAAACACAGCTACCAAAGATGGTAAACATGTGGAGCTTGGAGCAAACATTGGAACACCAAACGATCTAAAGGGTGTATTAAACAATGGTGCTGAAGGTATTGGACTTTACAGAACAGAGTTTTTATACATGGACAGAACATCCTTACCAACAGAAGAAGAACAGTTTGAAGCATACAAAACAGTTCTAGAGGGTATGGAAGGAAAGCCAGTTGTTATAAGGACCCTAGACATCGGTGGAGATAAAGAAATTCCCTATCTAAACCTTCCAAAGGAAATGAATCCATTCTTAGGTTATAGGGCACTAAGGATTTGCCTAGATAAAACAGATATATTTAAAACACAACTGAGAGCACTCCTTAGAGCATCTGTGTATGGAAACCTTAAAATCATGTATCCAATGGTATCTGGCATAACAGAAGTTAGACAAGCAAATGCCATCATGGACGAAGTTAGAAAAGATCTTGAGGCAGAGGGCATAGTATATAGCAAAGACTTCGAAGTTGGTATAATGATAGAGATTCCTACAGCGGCCCTTACAAGTGACATCCTTGCTAAAGAAGTGGACTTCTTCAGCATAGGGACAAACGACTTGATTCAGTATTCAACAGCAGTTGATAGAATGAACCAAAACATAGCCCATCTATATACACCATATCACCCAGGAGTTTTAAGGATGATAAAAATGGTTATAGAAAATGGACATAAAGAAGGTATCTGGACAGGTATGTGTGGAGAAGCAGCAGGAGAACTTCCCCTTATTCCACTATTACTAGGACTAGGCTTAGATGAGTTTTCCATGAGTGCAACATCTATACTTCCAGCAAGGGAGCTAATTTCAACCCTTACAAAAGAGAAAGCTCAGGAGATAGTTGAAAAGGCTATGTCTTTAGCCACAGCTGAGGAAGTAGAAGAGTACTTAAGATCCGTAATAGCATAA
- the panC gene encoding pantoate--beta-alanine ligase has protein sequence MNIIENPKQMQQYSLGMKLQGKSVGFVPTMGFLHQGHLSLMEQAKKENDVVVVSIFVNPTQFGEGEDFDIYPRDFQRDRNLVEGVGADVIFYPQVKDMYPDNYKTYVDVNEITDKLCGASRPGHFRGVTTIVSKLFNMVLPDKAYFGLKDAQQVAVIKQMVKDLNFPVEIIPCPIVREEDGLAMSSRNVNLKDNERKAALVLSRSLFDAQGSIGRGEREASKIRTTITEKITSEPLAKIDYVKVVSGDTLEDLDRLSGNVLIALAVKIGKVRLIDNIMLEV, from the coding sequence ATGAATATAATTGAAAACCCTAAACAAATGCAGCAATATTCCTTAGGGATGAAATTACAAGGAAAGTCAGTTGGATTTGTACCAACAATGGGCTTTTTACACCAGGGGCATCTTTCCCTTATGGAGCAAGCAAAAAAAGAAAATGATGTAGTAGTTGTAAGTATATTTGTTAACCCAACCCAGTTTGGGGAGGGGGAGGATTTTGACATCTATCCTAGGGATTTTCAAAGGGATAGGAATCTAGTTGAAGGTGTAGGTGCAGATGTTATTTTTTACCCTCAGGTAAAGGATATGTATCCTGATAATTATAAAACCTATGTGGACGTTAACGAAATAACAGATAAGTTATGTGGGGCATCCCGCCCAGGGCATTTTAGGGGTGTTACTACCATAGTTTCTAAGTTGTTCAATATGGTGCTTCCAGATAAAGCATATTTTGGCCTAAAGGATGCCCAACAAGTTGCTGTGATCAAACAGATGGTCAAGGACCTTAACTTCCCTGTAGAAATAATTCCCTGCCCAATTGTTAGGGAAGAAGATGGCCTAGCCATGAGCTCTCGAAATGTGAACCTAAAAGATAACGAACGAAAAGCCGCCTTAGTATTATCTCGTTCTTTATTTGATGCTCAAGGGAGTATTGGACGTGGTGAAAGGGAAGCAAGTAAGATTCGAACTACTATTACAGAGAAAATAACTTCTGAACCTTTAGCTAAAATAGATTATGTGAAGGTAGTAAGTGGTGATACTTTGGAAGATTTAGATAGACTTTCTGGCAATGTTTTGATAGCATTAGCAGTGAAGATAGGTAAAGTAAGACTAATAGACAATATTATGTTGGAGGTTTAA
- a CDS encoding HPr family phosphocarrier protein: protein MTEMKLTVTNKTGLHARPAALLVQTASKFTSEITISKGEGDVNAKSIMGIMALGANEGTEVTLKASGADEQEALAAIKELFDNNFGE, encoded by the coding sequence ATGACAGAGATGAAATTAACAGTGACAAATAAAACAGGTTTACATGCAAGACCTGCTGCCCTACTTGTGCAAACAGCATCAAAATTTACTTCAGAAATCACTATTTCAAAGGGTGAAGGTGATGTAAATGCTAAAAGTATTATGGGTATAATGGCCCTTGGAGCTAACGAAGGAACTGAAGTAACTTTAAAAGCAAGTGGTGCTGACGAGCAAGAAGCATTAGCAGCCATTAAGGAACTATTTGATAACAATTTTGGCGAATAG
- a CDS encoding ABC transporter ATP-binding protein, with translation MNAIELKKISKTYRGSDLPAVSDLSLILQKGEIVTLLGPSGCGKTTTLRLLAGFERADSGVIELGGNRIFDENRWIPPERRNIGMVFQDYALFPHLNVIDNIGFGYRGKDKKSRTHEVLELVSLKGYESRFPHELSGGQQQRVAIARALARRPVVVLLDEPFSNLDADLRICMRVEVKRIIKEAGATAVFVSHDQKDALAISDKIVVMKDGKVQQIGSPKEIYQFPVNSFVANFVGHTNIIKGVVGEDGRVITPFAEITCNNSTGLKTGTNVKLSVRPDSFQVEENGPIESVLLSKVYGGNTIDAVVGIQKGDFKQKISMQLHPSMDYEIGTMIKLGILPGFVSVLNEK, from the coding sequence ATGAATGCAATCGAGCTAAAAAAGATATCCAAAACATATAGAGGTTCTGACTTACCAGCAGTATCTGATCTATCCTTAATACTACAAAAGGGAGAAATTGTGACACTTCTAGGACCTAGTGGTTGTGGAAAAACTACTACCTTAAGATTATTAGCAGGATTTGAGAGGGCAGACAGCGGAGTTATTGAGCTAGGAGGTAATCGGATTTTTGATGAAAATAGATGGATTCCTCCAGAAAGAAGAAATATTGGGATGGTGTTCCAAGACTATGCCCTATTTCCGCACTTGAATGTAATTGATAACATAGGATTTGGTTATAGAGGAAAGGACAAGAAGTCAAGAACCCATGAAGTATTAGAACTAGTTAGCTTAAAGGGATATGAAAGTCGTTTTCCCCACGAACTCTCTGGGGGACAACAACAACGTGTGGCCATAGCCAGAGCTTTAGCTAGAAGGCCAGTGGTTGTTTTGTTAGATGAGCCCTTTAGTAATCTTGATGCAGATTTAAGGATCTGCATGCGGGTTGAAGTTAAAAGAATTATTAAAGAAGCTGGAGCTACGGCTGTGTTTGTAAGTCATGACCAAAAGGATGCCTTAGCCATATCTGATAAAATAGTTGTTATGAAAGATGGAAAAGTTCAACAAATTGGGAGCCCCAAAGAAATTTACCAATTTCCTGTAAACTCCTTTGTGGCAAACTTTGTTGGACATACTAATATTATAAAAGGTGTGGTGGGAGAAGATGGTCGAGTTATTACTCCCTTTGCAGAAATAACCTGTAATAATTCCACAGGCCTTAAAACAGGAACTAATGTAAAGTTATCTGTTAGACCCGATAGCTTTCAAGTTGAAGAAAATGGGCCAATAGAATCTGTGTTACTTTCTAAGGTCTATGGGGGTAACACAATAGATGCAGTTGTTGGTATACAAAAGGGTGATTTTAAACAAAAGATTTCCATGCAACTTCACCCAAGTATGGATTACGAAATAGGTACTATGATAAAACTGGGTATTTTACCAGGATTTGTTTCTGTTCTTAATGAAAAGTAA
- the panB gene encoding 3-methyl-2-oxobutanoate hydroxymethyltransferase produces MDKKYTVSSFMQSKVKGDKISMLTAYDYSTAKLLDEAGVECLLVGDSLGMVMLGYDSTLKVTVDDMVHHTKAVARGAKRALVIADMPYLSYHISVEETIKNAGRLIQEGDAQGVKLEGGEEILDKIEALIKAQIPVLGHLGLTPQSVNMMGGYKVQGKSEEQAKQLIADAKLLEKAGVFGIVLECVPKQLADHISKSISIPTIGIGAGNGCDGQVLVIQDMLGMYSDLAPKFVKRYKNTGETMKEGVREYIQEVKSGAFPEDKHSFMLKDDVLEKLY; encoded by the coding sequence ATGGATAAAAAGTATACTGTCAGTTCCTTTATGCAAAGCAAGGTAAAGGGTGATAAAATTAGTATGTTGACAGCATATGACTATTCCACTGCAAAGCTCTTAGATGAAGCAGGGGTTGAATGTCTATTAGTTGGAGATTCTTTAGGCATGGTGATGCTAGGGTATGACAGTACTTTAAAAGTTACTGTGGACGATATGGTGCACCACACAAAGGCTGTGGCCAGGGGGGCTAAAAGGGCGTTAGTTATTGCTGATATGCCATATCTTTCTTACCACATAAGTGTCGAGGAGACAATAAAAAATGCTGGTAGATTGATACAAGAGGGAGATGCTCAAGGGGTTAAACTAGAGGGTGGAGAGGAAATACTAGATAAAATAGAAGCACTGATAAAGGCTCAAATACCAGTTTTAGGACACCTAGGATTAACACCCCAATCAGTAAACATGATGGGTGGTTACAAGGTCCAGGGTAAAAGTGAAGAACAGGCTAAACAGCTTATTGCTGATGCAAAATTATTAGAAAAAGCAGGTGTCTTTGGTATAGTACTTGAATGTGTACCTAAACAGCTTGCAGACCATATATCAAAGTCCATCAGCATACCTACAATTGGAATCGGTGCAGGCAATGGATGTGATGGGCAGGTTTTAGTTATACAAGATATGCTAGGTATGTATTCAGATCTTGCTCCTAAATTCGTAAAACGTTATAAGAACACAGGAGAAACAATGAAAGAAGGCGTTAGAGAATATATCCAAGAAGTAAAATCTGGTGCTTTTCCAGAAGATAAACATTCATTTATGTTAAAAGATGATGTGCTTGAAAAACTATATTAA